From the genome of Eriocheir sinensis breed Jianghai 21 unplaced genomic scaffold, ASM2467909v1 Scaffold37, whole genome shotgun sequence, one region includes:
- the LOC126991945 gene encoding tol-Pal system protein TolA-like: protein MNFYFFPGGGPPPPPLDPIDELVGDILGQDSKVIMGFEEIDDLGHQRTVDIEDAAEPASQLIVGQGGAEAPTVIIVPEPTLQPQTEGGARGKVPTEDDAAAAQAKVAAVEEEAVASRATAAAAQAGEEAARAMKAAAEEVAACARAFTGAARAQEAAARAQEAAERAREAAAKEKAEAMRLKQILLKLQIEKERKNK from the exons atgaatttttattttttcccaggtggcggccctccaccccctccccttgacCCCATTGATGAGCTTGTAGGGGACATTTTGGGGCAAGACAGCAAGGTCATCATGGGGTTTGAGGAGATTGATGACCTTGGACATCAAAGGACTGTCgacat TGAAGACGCAGCAGAGCCAGCGAGCCAGCTCATTGTAGGTCAGGGAGGTGCTGAGGCACCAACAGTAATAATTGTGCCTGAGCCCACCCTGCAGCCACAGACTGAGGGGGGTGCCCGGGGGAAGGTGCCAACTGAGGATGATGCAGCAGCTGCTCAAGCAAAGGTGGCAGCTGTTGAGGAGGAAGCTGTAGCTTCAAGAGCTACAGCAGCAGCTgcacaggctggggaggaggctgCACGGGCCATGAAGGCAGCCGCAGAGGAGGTGGCGGCTTGTGCTCGGGCCTTCACAGGAGCTGcaagggcgcaggaggcagctgcaagggcgcaggaggcagctgAAAGGGCACGGGAGGCAGCTGCCAAAGAAAAAGCGGAAGCCATGCGTCTTAAACAAATTTTGCTGAAGTTacaaattgaaaaggaaaggaaaaacaaataa